One window of the Janthinobacterium sp. PAMC25594 genome contains the following:
- a CDS encoding CHRD domain-containing protein: MSTLQQHVRRAATVLALAALLGACSHGPHHPGGHDVTLTGAQEVPANASTATGSSNIRVAHDRSVRGGVRYTGMVATVAHIHEAPVGANGPVIVPLVKTAEGMFAVPAGTLLTPSQHASYQAGNLYVNVHSAAYPAGEIRAQLKP; this comes from the coding sequence ATGAGCACATTGCAACAACACGTACGCCGCGCCGCCACCGTGCTGGCGCTGGCCGCCTTGCTGGGCGCCTGTTCCCATGGGCCGCATCATCCGGGCGGCCATGATGTCACCCTGACGGGCGCGCAGGAAGTGCCGGCCAATGCCAGCACGGCCACCGGCAGCAGCAATATCCGCGTCGCCCACGACCGCAGCGTCAGGGGCGGCGTGCGCTACACGGGGATGGTGGCTACCGTCGCGCATATCCATGAAGCGCCGGTGGGCGCCAACGGCCCCGTCATCGTGCCGCTGGTGAAAACCGCCGAAGGCATGTTTGCCGTGCCGGCTGGTACCCTGCTCACGCCGTCCCAGCATGCGAGCTACCAGGCCGGCAACCTGTACGTGAACGTGCACAGCGCCGCCTACCCGGCAGGCGAGATCCGCGCCCAGCTCAAGCCATAG
- a CDS encoding response regulator, with amino-acid sequence MPLTSETVKKNILIVDDSAFEQRMLMELLSEQPYRFSIAFNGYQGYQLALATLPDLILLDVRMPEMDGYTACRLLKANPETEQIPVIFLSGADAAKERIMGLQVGGVDYISKPFTPEELAARIHIHLGLMRKSNSTLPIAVPASERQQHPDLVFVNAVKQLILDNLGSLPNLSDIARSVGTYREKLTLMFREQTGMTVFAFIREARIARGVALLQQTGQRQVSNGH; translated from the coding sequence ATGCCATTGACCAGCGAAACCGTCAAAAAGAACATCTTGATCGTGGACGATTCCGCGTTCGAGCAGCGCATGCTGATGGAGCTGCTCAGCGAGCAGCCCTACCGTTTCAGCATCGCGTTCAACGGCTACCAGGGCTACCAGCTGGCATTGGCCACGCTGCCCGACCTGATCCTGCTCGACGTGCGCATGCCCGAGATGGATGGCTACACGGCATGCCGATTGCTCAAGGCCAATCCCGAAACGGAACAGATACCCGTCATCTTTCTCAGCGGCGCCGATGCCGCCAAGGAACGCATCATGGGCTTGCAGGTGGGCGGTGTCGATTACATTTCGAAGCCGTTCACGCCGGAAGAACTGGCCGCGCGCATTCATATCCACCTGGGGTTGATGCGTAAAAGCAACAGCACCTTACCCATCGCGGTCCCCGCCAGCGAGCGCCAGCAGCATCCCGACCTGGTGTTCGTCAATGCGGTCAAACAGCTCATACTCGACAACCTGGGCAGCCTGCCCAACCTGTCCGACATCGCCCGCAGCGTGGGCACCTACCGCGAAAAGCTGACCCTGATGTTCCGCGAGCAGACGGGCATGACGGTGTTTGCCTTCATCCGCGAAGCGCGCATCGCCCGCGGCGTGGCATTGCTGCAGCAGACGGGGCAGCGGCAGGTGTCAAACGGTCATTAG
- a CDS encoding FMN-binding negative transcriptional regulator, with protein MYTPASFREERLDVLHGLIDAHPLGALVRQSADGLCADHLPFEIAAPTLDAPFGILRAHVARANPLWRAAGEEDECMVIFQGPHAYITPAWYMEKQRSGKEVPTFNYAVVHAHGPLRAIDDAAWLLGLVERLTARHEADQVAPWRVSDAPADYIDKLLKAIIGIEIPLTRITGKWKLGQNRSLQDQASMAHGLALGHQAGAAQALGALIAANVKSAS; from the coding sequence ATGTACACGCCCGCCAGCTTTCGCGAAGAACGCCTCGACGTGCTGCATGGCCTGATCGATGCGCATCCGCTGGGCGCGCTGGTGCGCCAGAGCGCCGATGGCCTGTGCGCCGACCATCTGCCGTTCGAGATCGCCGCGCCCACGCTTGACGCCCCATTCGGCATCCTGCGCGCCCACGTGGCACGCGCCAACCCGCTGTGGCGCGCGGCTGGCGAAGAGGATGAATGCATGGTGATCTTCCAGGGGCCGCACGCCTACATCACGCCCGCCTGGTATATGGAAAAGCAGCGCAGCGGCAAGGAAGTCCCCACCTTCAACTATGCGGTGGTGCACGCGCACGGCCCCCTGCGCGCCATCGACGACGCGGCATGGCTGCTGGGATTGGTGGAGCGGCTGACGGCGCGCCATGAGGCGGATCAAGTCGCGCCGTGGCGGGTGAGCGATGCGCCGGCCGACTATATCGACAAGCTGTTAAAAGCCATCATCGGCATCGAAATTCCCCTCACGCGCATCACGGGTAAATGGAAGCTGGGGCAGAACCGCAGCCTGCAAGATCAGGCCAGCATGGCGCACGGCCTGGCGCTGGGCCATCAAGCCGGCGCGGCACAGGCGCTGGGCGCGCTGATCGCCGCCAACGTCAAGTCAGCCAGCTGA
- a CDS encoding OsmC family protein, with product MHQFFATVAWQRDGQEFAGQCYSRGHEWQFDGGLTVPASSSPLSVPLPMSVAENIDPEEALVAATSSCHMLFFLSLAAQRGYVIDDYRDDAVGELGKNAAGRLAMTRIVLRPRIAFAGTPPSREALATLHHDAHERCYIANSLTADVVVEGVA from the coding sequence ATGCATCAGTTTTTCGCCACCGTGGCCTGGCAACGCGACGGCCAGGAGTTCGCCGGTCAGTGCTACAGCCGTGGCCATGAATGGCAGTTCGACGGCGGCCTGACGGTACCCGCCTCGTCGTCGCCCCTGTCCGTGCCGCTGCCCATGTCGGTGGCGGAAAATATCGACCCGGAAGAGGCGCTGGTGGCCGCCACGTCGAGCTGCCACATGCTGTTCTTCCTGTCGCTGGCAGCGCAGCGCGGCTACGTCATCGACGACTACCGCGACGACGCCGTCGGCGAGCTGGGAAAAAATGCCGCGGGCCGCCTGGCCATGACGCGCATCGTGCTACGCCCGCGCATCGCCTTTGCGGGAACACCGCCCTCGCGCGAGGCATTGGCTACCCTGCACCACGACGCGCACGAGCGCTGCTACATCGCCAACTCGCTGACGGCCGACGTGGTCGTGGAAGGAGTCGCCTAG
- a CDS encoding helix-turn-helix domain-containing protein, which produces MKHTNFNNLPCPIARSLGKVGEWWSILILREAFYGKTRFDEFEKSLKIAPTILTRRLADLVEGGLMTRRLYCAKPPRYDYVLSKSGRAFKPVLLAFIAWGNENFAPEGASLVIASRDTGLAADPVLVDAMTGLPINDEYYAFAPGPAASDSMRSIILDAEKSSGIAPKPKPAPANRGWVAEGHLA; this is translated from the coding sequence ATGAAACATACCAACTTTAATAATTTGCCTTGCCCGATTGCCCGCAGCCTGGGCAAGGTGGGCGAATGGTGGAGCATCCTCATCCTGCGCGAAGCGTTTTATGGCAAGACGCGCTTCGACGAATTTGAAAAAAGCCTCAAGATCGCCCCCACCATCCTGACGCGCCGCCTGGCGGACCTGGTGGAGGGCGGCTTGATGACGCGCCGCCTGTATTGCGCCAAGCCGCCCCGCTACGACTATGTGCTGAGCAAGTCCGGGCGCGCCTTCAAGCCCGTCTTGCTGGCCTTTATCGCCTGGGGCAATGAAAACTTCGCGCCGGAAGGCGCCAGCCTCGTCATCGCCAGCCGCGACACGGGCCTGGCTGCCGATCCCGTGCTGGTCGACGCCATGACGGGCTTGCCCATCAATGATGAGTACTACGCGTTCGCGCCGGGGCCGGCCGCCAGCGACAGCATGCGCAGCATCATCCTCGATGCGGAAAAGAGCAGCGGCATCGCACCCAAACCGAAGCCAGCGCCAGCCAACCGGGGCTGGGTGGCGGAAGGGCATCTGGCCTGA